A genomic window from Rhizobium sp. EC-SD404 includes:
- a CDS encoding N-acetyltransferase, giving the protein MTFELRPETAGDASAIDALTTAAFEGAPHTSGTEAAIVAALRDAGALVISLVAVEAGRIVGHVAFSAVTIDPEQPDWYGLGPISVHPDRQGRGIGRALVEDGLRQVRALGAAGCVVLGDPGYYGRYGFSSDTALMYGDVPPEYFQRIVFSGSAPAGNVAYHPAFDAI; this is encoded by the coding sequence ATGACCTTCGAACTGAGGCCGGAAACAGCCGGGGATGCGAGCGCGATCGACGCGCTGACGACCGCCGCGTTCGAAGGTGCGCCGCACACCTCCGGCACGGAGGCGGCGATCGTCGCTGCTCTGCGCGATGCCGGGGCGTTGGTCATATCCCTGGTCGCGGTCGAAGCCGGACGCATCGTCGGCCATGTCGCCTTCTCGGCCGTGACAATCGATCCCGAACAACCGGACTGGTACGGCCTCGGACCGATCTCGGTGCATCCCGACCGGCAAGGCCGCGGAATCGGTCGCGCTCTGGTCGAGGATGGCCTGCGCCAAGTGAGGGCCTTAGGCGCGGCGGGCTGCGTCGTGCTCGGCGATCCTGGCTATTACGGTCGCTATGGTTTCAGCAGCGACACAGCACTCATGTATGGCGACGTCCCGCCGGAATATTTTCAGCGCATCGTGTTTTCCGGGTCCGCACCGGCCGGTAACGTCGCTTACCACCCGGCCTTCGACGCCATCTGA
- a CDS encoding sigma-70 family RNA polymerase sigma factor yields MTVELNERFARLARAVAFERDKTAFAELFDYFAPRIKSYLLRLNMQPQEAEELAQEVMIVLWHKAGLFDSTKSSLATWLFRVARNRRIDALRRDRGKDLDAEDPSLLPSAPEPPDLLMDAEQRDERVRRAMSVLPTEQLELVRLAFFIGLSHSQIAEETGLPLGTVKSRIRLAFGRLKKALEDDPRIDTDE; encoded by the coding sequence ATGACTGTCGAGTTGAATGAGCGCTTTGCCCGGCTCGCCCGAGCCGTAGCCTTCGAGCGCGACAAGACGGCGTTCGCAGAACTCTTCGACTATTTCGCTCCCCGTATCAAATCCTACCTGCTGCGCCTGAACATGCAGCCGCAGGAGGCCGAGGAACTGGCTCAGGAAGTGATGATCGTCCTGTGGCACAAGGCCGGTCTTTTCGATTCGACCAAGTCGTCGCTCGCCACATGGCTCTTTCGTGTCGCCCGAAACCGTCGAATCGATGCGCTGCGTCGGGATCGCGGTAAGGACCTCGACGCTGAGGACCCGTCTCTTTTGCCGAGTGCGCCGGAGCCGCCTGATCTTCTGATGGATGCGGAGCAACGCGACGAGCGAGTGCGCCGCGCGATGAGCGTGCTGCCGACGGAACAGCTCGAACTGGTCCGACTGGCCTTCTTCATCGGCCTGTCCCACAGCCAGATCGCGGAAGAGACCGGATTGCCGCTTGGCACGGTCAAATCTCGGATCAGGCTGGCTTTCGGGCGGCTGAAAAAGGCGCTCGAAGACGATCCGCGGATCGATACGGACGAGTGA
- a CDS encoding argininosuccinate synthase has protein sequence MSALKDVKKVVLAYSGGLDTSIILKWLQTELGAEVVTFTADLGQGEELEPARKKAEMLGIKEIFIEDVREEFVRDFVFPMFRANAVYEGVYLLGTSIARPLISKHLVEIAEKTGADAIAHGATGKGNDQVRFELSAYALNPDIKIIAPWRDWAFKSRTDLLNFAEQHQIPVAKDKKGEAPFSVDANLLHSSSEGKVLEDPAVEAPEYVHMRTISPEAAPDKATIITVGFERGDAVSINGERLSPATLLAKLNDYGRDNGIGRLDLVENRFVGMKSRGIYETPGGTILLAAHRAIESITLDRGAAHLKDELMPRYAELIYYGFWFSPEREMLQAAIDRSQEHVEGEVTLKLYKGNVMVTGRSSPKSLYSDALVTFEDDRGAYDQKDAAGFIRLNALRLRTLAARNRAAK, from the coding sequence ATGAGCGCTCTGAAAGACGTCAAGAAAGTCGTTCTCGCCTATTCCGGCGGCCTCGACACCTCGATCATCCTGAAATGGCTGCAGACCGAACTTGGCGCCGAAGTGGTTACCTTCACGGCCGATCTCGGCCAGGGCGAAGAGCTTGAGCCGGCGCGCAAGAAAGCCGAGATGCTCGGCATCAAGGAAATCTTCATCGAGGACGTGCGCGAGGAGTTCGTGCGCGATTTCGTCTTCCCGATGTTCCGCGCGAACGCCGTCTACGAAGGCGTCTATCTCCTCGGCACGTCGATTGCCCGGCCGCTGATCTCCAAGCACCTTGTCGAGATCGCCGAAAAGACCGGCGCCGACGCGATCGCCCATGGCGCGACCGGCAAGGGCAATGACCAGGTCCGCTTCGAGCTCTCCGCCTATGCGCTGAACCCGGACATCAAGATCATTGCGCCCTGGCGCGACTGGGCCTTCAAGAGCCGCACGGATCTTCTGAATTTCGCCGAGCAGCACCAGATCCCGGTCGCCAAGGACAAGAAGGGCGAAGCCCCGTTCTCGGTCGATGCGAACCTTCTGCACTCCTCGTCCGAGGGCAAGGTGCTGGAAGACCCGGCCGTCGAGGCCCCCGAATATGTGCATATGCGCACGATTTCCCCGGAAGCTGCTCCCGACAAGGCCACGATCATCACCGTAGGCTTCGAGCGCGGCGATGCCGTCTCGATCAATGGCGAGCGCCTGTCGCCGGCAACGCTTCTGGCCAAGCTCAACGATTACGGCCGCGACAACGGCATCGGCCGTCTCGATCTCGTCGAGAACCGTTTCGTCGGCATGAAGTCGCGCGGCATCTACGAAACCCCCGGCGGCACGATCCTTCTGGCGGCCCACCGTGCGATCGAAAGCATCACGCTCGACCGTGGCGCGGCGCATCTCAAGGACGAGCTGATGCCACGCTATGCGGAACTCATCTATTACGGCTTCTGGTTCTCGCCCGAGCGCGAAATGCTGCAGGCGGCAATCGATCGGAGCCAGGAGCATGTGGAAGGCGAAGTGACCCTGAAGCTTTACAAGGGCAACGTCATGGTCACCGGCCGTTCGTCTCCCAAGTCGCTCTACTCGGACGCGCTCGTCACCTTCGAGGACGACCGTGGCGCCTACGACCAGAAGGACGCCGCTGGCTTCATCCGCCTGAACGCGCTGCGCCTGCGGACGCTCGCAGCACGCAATCGCGCTGCGAAATAG
- a CDS encoding multidrug effflux MFS transporter, whose translation MTDTVEPTSKRPLPQPGRMSERRTSLISALLVAIGPVSMALYTPAMPELVQAFDSSNAAIKTTLTVYFAGFAVAQLAAGPLADAFGRRKTTLGFLFVYLIGGVLAALSQTVETLLVARLIQGVGAAVGVTVARAIVRDQFAGEQAARIMNMVGIILAIAPAMSPAIGGVTLSLAGWHAIFMLMVGFGVVSAIIVWFAMRETVIPSTALARPAMVMRAYRTVLGSSEFLFASLTCGFAVGALYAQATILPFVLIDRVGLTPTQFGLSMLMQSGSFFLGSLVVRYLMRGRKAEALVLPGLGFIAGGALLLIALLLIAGASFFTIMVPVGLAAFGIAFVMPHMQVAGLVPFPHIAGSASAMMGFIQMGSGLLGGSIAALIGDPVLGIGVVVPAMAAVAVVSYAAYRRTRRRVLARTVDPQPMEHPAPAE comes from the coding sequence ATGACCGACACCGTCGAACCCACCTCGAAACGGCCGCTGCCCCAGCCCGGGCGCATGTCGGAGCGGCGCACGAGCCTCATTTCCGCATTGCTGGTGGCAATCGGGCCCGTCTCGATGGCGCTCTACACGCCGGCGATGCCGGAGCTGGTCCAGGCCTTCGACAGTTCGAATGCTGCCATCAAGACCACGCTGACTGTCTACTTCGCCGGCTTCGCCGTTGCCCAGCTCGCCGCCGGGCCGCTTGCCGACGCCTTCGGCAGGCGCAAGACAACGCTCGGCTTCCTCTTCGTCTATCTGATCGGTGGCGTGCTTGCGGCTCTGTCGCAGACCGTCGAGACGCTGCTCGTTGCCCGCCTGATTCAGGGCGTCGGGGCTGCCGTCGGCGTCACGGTCGCCCGCGCCATCGTTCGCGACCAGTTCGCGGGCGAGCAGGCAGCGCGGATCATGAACATGGTCGGCATCATTCTCGCCATCGCGCCGGCCATGTCGCCGGCGATCGGCGGCGTCACTCTCAGTCTGGCCGGTTGGCACGCGATTTTCATGTTGATGGTGGGCTTTGGCGTGGTGTCGGCGATCATCGTCTGGTTCGCCATGCGCGAGACGGTCATTCCGAGTACCGCGCTGGCGCGGCCGGCCATGGTGATGCGCGCCTATCGCACCGTGCTCGGCAGTTCCGAATTTCTCTTCGCAAGCCTGACCTGCGGCTTTGCCGTCGGCGCGCTCTATGCGCAGGCAACCATCCTTCCTTTCGTGCTGATCGACAGGGTAGGGCTGACGCCGACCCAGTTCGGCCTGTCGATGTTGATGCAGTCGGGCTCGTTCTTCCTGGGCTCGCTCGTCGTTCGGTATTTGATGCGGGGCAGGAAGGCCGAAGCGCTCGTGCTGCCCGGCCTCGGCTTCATCGCCGGCGGTGCGCTGCTTTTGATCGCCCTGCTGCTGATTGCCGGGGCATCATTCTTCACGATCATGGTGCCGGTCGGCCTCGCCGCATTCGGCATCGCCTTCGTCATGCCGCACATGCAGGTTGCGGGGCTCGTTCCTTTCCCACACATCGCGGGTTCCGCATCGGCGATGATGGGCTTCATCCAGATGGGCTCAGGGCTGCTCGGCGGTTCCATCGCGGCGCTGATCGGCGATCCGGTGCTCGGGATCGGTGTCGTGGTTCCGGCCATGGCAGCGGTGGCCGTCGTCTCCTACGCAGCCTACCGGCGTACCCGGCGGCGGGTGCTGGCAAGGACTGTCGATCCGCAACCGATGGAACATCCAGCGCCGGCTGAGTGA
- a CDS encoding YkvA family protein: MTAMDDKKIADILTVEDTQGQHEQESRVRAKFFETLRRAAQHVPFIEDLVAAYYCALDPKTPTRVRGTLLAALAYFVLPFDFVPDFIAIIGFGDDLAVLAAAITAVRSHMTEAHYAAARETLGKEPDASGTASTF; the protein is encoded by the coding sequence ATGACGGCTATGGACGACAAGAAGATCGCCGACATTTTGACGGTCGAAGACACGCAGGGCCAGCACGAGCAGGAAAGCCGCGTCCGCGCCAAGTTCTTCGAAACCCTGCGGCGCGCGGCCCAACATGTGCCGTTCATCGAAGATCTGGTCGCCGCCTATTATTGCGCCCTTGACCCGAAGACGCCGACCCGCGTTCGCGGAACGCTGCTGGCTGCGCTCGCCTATTTCGTGCTGCCGTTCGATTTCGTACCGGATTTCATCGCCATCATCGGCTTCGGCGACGATCTGGCGGTTCTCGCCGCCGCGATCACCGCAGTGCGCAGCCACATGACCGAAGCGCACTATGCCGCAGCCCGCGAAACGCTCGGAAAAGAGCCCGACGCGTCAGGGACGGCATCGACCTTCTGA
- a CDS encoding invasion associated locus B family protein produces the protein MFVKTLLTALALTAATTATAYAQSPTRMNQFNAWGAYSYDSGNGKVCYILSVPTSSEPSSVNHGENFFLVSQRPGQNVSYEPQAMMGYPLQDASKVNVTVDGRAFTLFSRGNSAWVENAAEEPALVTAMRGGTSMTVQAVSGRGTETNYSYSLSGVTAALNEIQNCN, from the coding sequence ATGTTCGTGAAGACACTTCTCACCGCACTCGCGCTCACGGCGGCGACAACGGCGACCGCCTACGCCCAATCACCCACACGCATGAATCAGTTCAATGCTTGGGGCGCCTATTCCTACGACAGCGGCAACGGGAAGGTGTGCTACATCCTGTCCGTGCCGACGAGTTCGGAACCAAGCTCCGTAAACCACGGCGAAAACTTCTTCCTCGTTTCCCAGCGCCCGGGACAGAACGTCTCCTACGAACCTCAGGCCATGATGGGATATCCGCTGCAGGATGCCTCGAAGGTCAACGTTACGGTCGACGGTCGAGCCTTCACGCTGTTCTCACGTGGTAATTCCGCCTGGGTCGAGAATGCGGCGGAAGAGCCGGCCTTGGTGACCGCTATGCGCGGCGGCACCTCCATGACGGTTCAGGCCGTTTCGGGACGCGGAACCGAGACAAACTATTCCTATTCGCTCTCCGGCGTCACCGCGGCGTTGAACGAAATCCAGAACTGCAATTGA
- the rlmN gene encoding 23S rRNA (adenine(2503)-C(2))-methyltransferase RlmN has translation MALTLELSDPAQREQLAQRAPVRAEPIDLVGLSREAVGEALANVGVPQKQVRMRVSQLWHWLYMRGVNDFDRMSNISKEMRALLKANFTIGWPEIADEQISNDGTRKWLLRFPSRGAGRPVEVETVYIPEEGRGTLCVSSQVGCTLTCSFCHTGTQKLVRNLTSGEILSQLILARHRLGDFPDVEAAPGTMVPSEGRKVSNIVMMGMGEPLYNFENVKQALLIASDGEGLSISRRRITLSTSGVVPEIRRAGEEIGVMLAISLHAVRDDLRDELVPINKKYPLKDLLQACRDYPGLSNARRITFEYVMLKGVNDSLEDARDLVKLLKGIPAKINLIPFNPWPGSSYECSDWEQIERFADFVNHAGYASPIRTPRGRDILAACGQLKSESERLRKSERLALESMMIAGHGAE, from the coding sequence ATGGCTTTGACACTCGAACTCAGCGATCCAGCTCAGCGCGAACAGCTGGCTCAGCGCGCGCCTGTGCGTGCCGAACCGATCGATCTCGTCGGCCTGTCGCGAGAAGCGGTCGGTGAGGCGCTCGCCAATGTCGGCGTTCCCCAGAAGCAGGTGCGCATGCGTGTCAGCCAGCTCTGGCATTGGCTCTACATGCGCGGCGTCAACGATTTCGACCGCATGTCGAACATTTCGAAGGAAATGCGCGCGCTCCTGAAGGCCAACTTCACCATCGGTTGGCCCGAAATCGCCGACGAGCAGATTTCCAACGACGGCACCCGCAAATGGCTGCTGCGTTTTCCGTCACGCGGCGCCGGCCGGCCCGTCGAAGTGGAAACGGTCTATATCCCGGAAGAAGGCCGCGGCACGCTCTGCGTTTCGAGCCAGGTCGGCTGCACGCTCACCTGTTCCTTCTGCCACACTGGCACGCAGAAGCTCGTGCGCAACCTCACATCCGGCGAGATCCTGTCGCAGCTGATCCTTGCCCGCCATCGCCTGGGCGATTTCCCCGATGTAGAAGCGGCACCGGGCACGATGGTGCCGAGCGAGGGCCGCAAGGTTTCAAACATCGTGATGATGGGCATGGGCGAACCGCTCTACAATTTCGAGAACGTGAAGCAGGCACTGCTGATCGCCTCGGACGGCGAAGGACTTTCGATCTCCAGGCGCCGCATCACGCTGTCGACCTCGGGCGTCGTGCCGGAGATCCGTCGTGCGGGCGAAGAAATCGGCGTCATGCTGGCGATTTCGCTGCATGCCGTACGCGACGATCTGCGCGACGAGCTCGTCCCGATCAACAAGAAGTATCCGCTCAAGGATTTGCTGCAGGCATGCCGCGACTATCCGGGCCTCTCCAACGCACGCCGCATAACCTTCGAATATGTGATGCTGAAGGGCGTCAACGACAGCCTGGAAGACGCCCGCGATCTGGTAAAGCTGCTGAAGGGCATTCCGGCCAAGATCAACCTGATACCGTTCAATCCATGGCCGGGCAGCTCCTACGAATGTTCCGACTGGGAGCAGATCGAGCGCTTTGCCGACTTCGTCAATCATGCGGGCTATGCATCCCCGATCCGCACGCCGCGCGGCCGCGACATTCTCGCCGCCTGCGGTCAGCTGAAATCCGAATCGGAGCGGCTGCGTAAATCGGAAAGACTGGCTCTGGAATCCATGATGATCGCCGGACACGGCGCCGAGTGA
- a CDS encoding LysE family translocator — MSIVPDWPTLAAFSAASIFLAITPGPDMTLFISRALSDGRRAGIACIAGAMTGCLVHTTLVALGLSALIVASPTAFLVLKIVGAGYLLYLAIQALRHGSTLTVETGPVRKRTFFSNWAVGLGVNLLNPKVALFFMTFLPQFVSVQDPNVAGKLFFLGFLFVVLSLPIVVAIVLGAERLADWLKRNTKVMRAVDYGFAGIFSAFAIKVLLTQGR, encoded by the coding sequence ATGTCCATCGTTCCCGACTGGCCGACGCTGGCAGCATTTTCTGCTGCCTCGATCTTTCTTGCGATCACGCCCGGACCGGACATGACGCTCTTCATCAGCCGAGCGCTTTCCGATGGAAGGCGGGCCGGTATTGCCTGCATCGCGGGCGCTATGACCGGATGCCTGGTCCACACGACACTCGTCGCGCTCGGCCTGTCGGCGCTGATCGTGGCGTCGCCGACGGCGTTTCTCGTACTGAAGATCGTGGGGGCCGGCTATCTGCTCTATCTCGCCATCCAGGCGCTGCGCCACGGGTCCACGCTCACCGTCGAAACCGGGCCGGTGCGCAAGCGGACATTCTTCAGCAATTGGGCCGTGGGGCTCGGGGTGAACCTGCTCAATCCGAAGGTCGCGCTGTTCTTCATGACGTTCCTGCCGCAATTCGTGTCGGTTCAGGATCCGAATGTCGCGGGCAAGCTGTTCTTCCTTGGCTTTCTGTTCGTCGTGCTGTCGCTCCCGATCGTCGTTGCGATCGTCCTCGGCGCCGAGCGCTTGGCCGACTGGCTGAAGCGAAATACGAAAGTGATGCGGGCCGTCGACTATGGTTTTGCCGGGATATTTTCGGCCTTCGCCATCAAGGTGCTGCTGACACAGGGCCGCTAG